A segment of the Xylanibacillus composti genome:
GACGATCCCGGACAGATTTTTGATTTCAATACTTGGGTTCCGTTGTATGATCATGATGCGCGGGTTGAATTTGTAATCGTCGATCGAAATAATGACTATACATCTGAGAAGGTAACATCGATCGTTTTCGACAAAGAGTTGGTCGAAGCGCTCGATACAAAAGCACCTGAGAAACGCGGCTTTTATATCAATGCTGCAAGAGACGAATTGTACTTGTACTTCCATGAGCATCTGGATTTGGGCAGTGTTCCGGCGCCAGGGGACTTTGCCTTGAACTACGGAACGGTTAACGGAGTTTCCTTGTACAACTATGAAGGCCAGACGGCGAACTATGCCGATTCTTATGTCAAATTGGCTGTCTCCGGCATTGCGGCCAATGAAGTGGAGAATCTGACAGTTACCTATACGGGCAATGCGCTGCAGGATACGGCGGATGCCAGAAATAAAGTGGAAAAATTTGAAGCCGAGCACGTGATCGCTGGCGAAGGGGAAATCTTGAATACGATTATCAGCTCCGACCGAAAGCATGTGCTACTGGAAATCGAGCCGGGCTGGAACCCGTACGACAATAGCGGGTTCAATGCAGCAGATGTTGCCAGGTTCACTGTCCAGACGGAAGGCGGCTCGATTCGAGTGCCAGATCGGTCGACTTATAGGTATACGTATGATACGCTGTGGTATGAGCTGAAGTTTAATGAAGCATTGCCGGCGGGTGATGTTGCGGTTACGATGGATGCATCAGGTATTGTTGGCTGGGCCAAGGATCACTATCCGTCGCAGCTGCAATCGGATGAAGTCACTGTATTGCCGGCTCCCGGCGCTCCAAGCGCCGTGTACAGCGTTTGGGATAAGACGCTGCTACTAACTTTTGCCGAGGGATTCCGGGGGTATTTCAGCAGCTTCTTAGTAGCAGGACTGGCAGTGGAAGTGGATGGCATCGAGTATGCGCTGCGAGGATTTAGCGCTTACATGGAAGAAGATACGAATGTACTGCGGGTTCATTTCCACAGCGAATATGACGAGCATATTCGGGAAGCGATGGAAACCGGCGTTCAAGTTCGTGTCAAATACACGAAAGTAAATGGGGAAGACCCGCTACAATTTACTGACGCAGCAGGTGCGCTGATTCCGGATTTTGACTATGTGCCTGTTACCGTGCAGCCATAAAGAAAGAGATTGCATTGCAAGCAGCACCTTCCATACTTGGAGGGTGCTGCTGCTATTTTGTGCTTGCACGGACTGCATGGACCTGCTCGATTTTTCGACATTTGACTCTCCTCTCCACCTGACTTAGACTCATGGTATAATCATCATTGGAGTAAGGAAAGCGACGCAGGAAGGGGCAAGTGGTGTGGAAGCAGCCGGTGTTGTCCGCGAGTGGCGGCATGTGTTCAAGTTGGACCCGGAACGTGACATAACAGATGATGCATTGGAGCGAATATGCATGTCGGGAACGCATGCAATCCTGGTGGGAGGCTCCAGCGGCGTGACATTTGAGAATACGGTAGAATTGCTCTCGCGCATACGGCGATACACCTTGCCTTGCGTGCTTGAAGTGAGCGATCAGGAAGCGGTAGTGCCGGGCTTTGATTTTTACTTTATTCCTATGGTGCTGAACAGCCGTGATCCGGATATGATAGTAGGCCGTCAACAGCAGGCGATCCGTACCTATGGCACGAGACTTCCCTGGGAATGGATCGTTCCGGAAGGCTATGTTATTTTGAATGAGGAGAGCACGGCTGCAGCGGTTACGAAGGCGAACACTTCGCTGGACGTGCATGATGTCACAGCCTACGCCAAATTGGCGGAAACGCTTATGAACCTGCCCATCTTCTATATTGAATACAGCGGCAAGCTGGGTGATTTGGACCTCGTTCGCGCGACGAAGCGCGAACTGGACAGAGCACGGTTATTTTACGGTGGCGGCATTCACGACCTGGCATCTGCCCAAGCGGCGTTGGAAGCAGCTGATACGATCGTTGTAGGCAATGCGCTTTATGAAGATCTGGATGCAGCGTTGGAAACGGTTCGGGTACTGGAGGAATAAACGGGACTTATTTGAACAAAGGGGTTTTTGCTATATGTTTCAGGAATCAGTCGATATACAAGAAGCGGTCAGTCGCTTGAATCCGCAGCAGCGAAAAGCGGTCGAAAGCACCGAGAAGCCGTTGTTGATCATGGCCGGAGCGGGCAGCGGCAAGACGCGTGTGCTGACCCATCGCATTGCATACCTTATTGCTGCGAACAAGGCGGCGCCGTGGAGCATTCTGGCGATTACCTTTACCAATAAAGCAGCGCGCGAGATGCAGGATCGAGTATCCAGGTTGGTCGGTCCATCCGGCGCGGACATCTGGGTTTCGACGTTTCACTCCATGTGTGTGCGTGTTTTGCGCAGGGATATTGAACGGATCGGCTACCGCTCGAACTTCACCATTTTGGATGCAGGCGATCAGCAATCGGTCATTAAGAACTGCCTGAAAGAGCTGAATATCGATGCGAAAAAATTCGATCCCCGCGGCATCCTGTCCCTTATCAGCGGAGCGAAGAACGAATTGCTGACGCCAGAGCGATACGAGCAAAAAATCGGCGACTACTATCAGGAAGTGGCGGCCAAGGTCTATAAGCTTTATCAAAAAAAGCTGAAGAGCAACAATTCCCTGGACTTCGATGATCTGATCATGAAAACGATTGAGCTGTTCACCGAGGTTCCGGAGGTGCTGGAATTTTACCAGAACAAGTTCCGCTATATTCACGTGGACGAATATCAGGATACGAACCGCGCGCAGTATATGCTATGCCGCATGCTTGCGGACAAGCATCGCCGCATCTGCGTGGTCGGGGACAGCGACCAGTCAATCTATCGCTGGCGCGGAGCGGATATCAGCAATATCCTGAACTTTGAAGAAGACTATCCGGAAGCCGACGTGATCATGCTGGAACAGAACTATCGTTCCACGGCGAATATTCTTAAGGCAGCCAACCAGGTTATCGCCAACAACACCGGGCGCAAACCGAAAAATTTGTGGACCGATCGCGGGGAAGGCCCGAAGGTACGGCTGTATGCTGCGGATTCCGAGCATGACGAGGGGTACTTCATTGCTAAATCAATTCGGGAAAATGTAGAAAACGGAGGAAAGCGCTACTTCGACCATGCGATTCTTTATCGCACGAATGCGCAGTCGCGGGTGCTGGAGGAAATCTTGATCAAATCCGATATCCCTTATCAAATCGTCGGAGGCATCCGCTTTTATGAGCGGAAGGAAATCAAGGACCTGCTCGCATACCTGCGTCTTGTTTCCAACCCGGACGATGATATCAGCTTTGCCCGCATCGTGAATGTGCCCAAGCGCGGGGTAGGCGGTACGACGATGGATAAGCTGGCTGCCTATGCTGCAGCTGAAGGCATCTCGTTATTTGCAGCTGCGGCGGATGCATTTGCTATTGGCATTACGGCCAGAACTGCGGGAGTGTTGCAGGATTTTCGTGAAATGATCGAGCAGCTTGCTGCGCAGGCGGATTATTTATCCGTGACCGAGCTGACCGAGCAAGTTCTGGAGCGAACGGAATACCGGCTTGAACTGCAGCAGGAAGGAACACTCGAGTCGCGTTCGCGGCTGGAGAATATCGACGAGTTTCTGTCCGTGACCCAGGAATTTGAGAAGCGGAACGAGGACAGGTCGCTCGTGGCGTTCCTGACCGATCTGGCATTGATCGCCGATATCGATACGGTGGACAATGACGGCGAGGAGCTGAAGGATGCGGTTATCCTGATGACGATGCACAGTGCCAAGGGACTGGAATTCCCGGTTGTGTTTGTGGCAGGGCTGGAGGAAGGCGTCTTTCCGCATATGCGCTCGCTGGAGGAGCCGGAGGAGATGGAGGAAGAGCGCCGGCTTGCTTACGTCGGCATTACCCGAGCGGAGGAGCAGTTGTACTTGACTCGCGCGCAGATGCGCACGCTGTTCGGCCGCACGATGTCCAACTTGCCTTCGCGGTTTTTGAAGGAGTTGCCGGATGATGTAATGGAGGATGTGTCGCCGCAGCGGGATTTCCGCAGCTTCGTGTCCCGGACCGCTAGCAGCGGGGCTGCAGGCAGTGCCGGCTTGAGACAATCGCGTGTGACCTGGAGTCCCGCAGGACGCAGCGATGCTGCGTCAGCCTCTGGCGGAGGTGCGGAAGCAGGCGACAAGAACTTTGCTGTCGGGGACAAGGTATCGCACAACAAGTGGGGAACCGGAACGGTCGTGTCCATGAAGGGCAGCGGCGACGATACCGAGCTGCAAATTGCGTTCCCGGCTCCTGTGGGCATCAAGCGTCTGCTGGCGCGGTTTGCTCCGATTGCGAAGGTGTAGGGCAGGAAGTTCAATTAATTTGCCGTAAAAGGAAGGGATCGAACGTGAGCGATGCAATCGCGCGTATGGAGCAGCTGGTGGCGGAGCTGAACCGTCTTAATTATCATTATTATACGCTGGACGATCCGCTCGTATCGGATGCAGAATATGACAAGCTCTACGATGAACTAGCGCGGCTGGAGAAGGAATCGGGCCAAGTGCTGGACGATTCGCCAACGAAGCGGGTAGGCGGCGAGCTGCTGAAGGGC
Coding sequences within it:
- the pcrA gene encoding DNA helicase PcrA produces the protein MFQESVDIQEAVSRLNPQQRKAVESTEKPLLIMAGAGSGKTRVLTHRIAYLIAANKAAPWSILAITFTNKAAREMQDRVSRLVGPSGADIWVSTFHSMCVRVLRRDIERIGYRSNFTILDAGDQQSVIKNCLKELNIDAKKFDPRGILSLISGAKNELLTPERYEQKIGDYYQEVAAKVYKLYQKKLKSNNSLDFDDLIMKTIELFTEVPEVLEFYQNKFRYIHVDEYQDTNRAQYMLCRMLADKHRRICVVGDSDQSIYRWRGADISNILNFEEDYPEADVIMLEQNYRSTANILKAANQVIANNTGRKPKNLWTDRGEGPKVRLYAADSEHDEGYFIAKSIRENVENGGKRYFDHAILYRTNAQSRVLEEILIKSDIPYQIVGGIRFYERKEIKDLLAYLRLVSNPDDDISFARIVNVPKRGVGGTTMDKLAAYAAAEGISLFAAAADAFAIGITARTAGVLQDFREMIEQLAAQADYLSVTELTEQVLERTEYRLELQQEGTLESRSRLENIDEFLSVTQEFEKRNEDRSLVAFLTDLALIADIDTVDNDGEELKDAVILMTMHSAKGLEFPVVFVAGLEEGVFPHMRSLEEPEEMEEERRLAYVGITRAEEQLYLTRAQMRTLFGRTMSNLPSRFLKELPDDVMEDVSPQRDFRSFVSRTASSGAAGSAGLRQSRVTWSPAGRSDAASASGGGAEAGDKNFAVGDKVSHNKWGTGTVVSMKGSGDDTELQIAFPAPVGIKRLLARFAPIAKV
- a CDS encoding heptaprenylglyceryl phosphate synthase — protein: MEAAGVVREWRHVFKLDPERDITDDALERICMSGTHAILVGGSSGVTFENTVELLSRIRRYTLPCVLEVSDQEAVVPGFDFYFIPMVLNSRDPDMIVGRQQQAIRTYGTRLPWEWIVPEGYVILNEESTAAAVTKANTSLDVHDVTAYAKLAETLMNLPIFYIEYSGKLGDLDLVRATKRELDRARLFYGGGIHDLASAQAALEAADTIVVGNALYEDLDAALETVRVLEE